CTCCTCAAGCCCATCGGGTACGACATGGCCCGCTTCCGAAGCGAGTACGCCGGCATGGAGGAAGCCTTCACGCACTTCGTGGCCGTCGTCGATCACGCCGCAGGCCCCTGCGTCATCGGGTGTGCCCTGCTGCGCCCCCACTATCCCACCCCCCGGCAGGGAAAAGTCATGCAGGTCGCCGTCGATCCGCAGCGCCAAGGCGAAGGGATCGGCCGCCAGCTCATCATCGCCATCGAATCGCACGCCTTCGGGCAGCTGGGCCTCGAAGAAGTCTTCTGCCACGCGCAGCTGTCGGCCATCGGGTTCTACGAAAGGCTCGGCTGGGCCGTCGTGAGCGAGGTCTTCGAGGAAGCGGGCATCGACCAC
This is a stretch of genomic DNA from Phycisphaeraceae bacterium. It encodes these proteins:
- a CDS encoding GNAT family N-acetyltransferase; its protein translation is MVHIQRISLDHPLYAQECDLRDQVLLKPIGYDMARFRSEYAGMEEAFTHFVAVVDHAAGPCVIGCALLRPHYPTPRQGKVMQVAVDPQRQGEGIGRQLIIAIESHAFGQLGLEEVFCHAQLSAIGFYERLGWAVVSEVFEEAGIDHRKLALHNSIQDTAP